A single genomic interval of Lewinellaceae bacterium harbors:
- the nqrE gene encoding NADH:ubiquinone reductase (Na(+)-transporting) subunit E produces the protein MEFLNTFIKAAFIENLVLAYFLGMCSYLAVSKSVNTAFGLGLAVIFVLGITMPINWVISEYLLSETGLFGVDLTFLRFILFIAVIASMVQLVEMVVEKFSPGLYAALGIFLPLITVNCAILGGSLFMVSREYNFSNSIAFGLGGGFGWFLAIIAIAAIREKIRYSNVPPALRGLGMAFILTGLMGIAFMSLMGIDPASYASN, from the coding sequence ATGGAATTCCTGAATACCTTTATAAAAGCCGCCTTCATCGAGAACCTGGTGCTTGCCTACTTCCTGGGCATGTGTTCCTACCTGGCGGTTTCCAAGAGTGTCAATACCGCCTTCGGCCTGGGGCTGGCGGTGATCTTCGTGCTCGGCATCACCATGCCGATCAACTGGGTCATCAGCGAGTACCTGCTGAGCGAAACTGGCCTGTTCGGGGTCGACCTGACCTTTTTGCGCTTTATTCTGTTTATTGCGGTCATCGCCTCGATGGTGCAACTGGTGGAGATGGTGGTCGAAAAGTTTTCGCCGGGGCTCTATGCCGCCCTGGGAATCTTCCTCCCATTGATTACAGTGAACTGCGCGATTCTCGGTGGTTCCCTGTTCATGGTGTCGAGGGAGTACAATTTCAGCAACTCTATCGCCTTTGGCCTGGGCGGCGGGTTCGGCTGGTTCCTGGCGATCATCGCCATTGCGGCCATCCGGGAGAAAATCCGCTACTCCAACGTGCCGCCGGCGCTGCGCGGCCTGGGCATGGCCTTCATCCTGACCGGGCTGATGGGCATCGCCTTCATGAGCCTGATGGGGATCGACCCGGCGTCTTATGCGTCGAATTAG
- a CDS encoding NADH:ubiquinone reductase (Na(+)-transporting) subunit F: MTIIILAVLVFSLVILALSFMLIYARKQLVPQGDVKIIVNGDEENPLLVQPGTSLLSALSDKSVFLPSACGGGGTCAMCECHVDEGGGDVLPTELNHLTRREVAEHKRLACQVKVRQDMRIRVPEEVFGIKKWECEVVSNYNVASFIKEFVVRLPEGETLEFESGGYVQIDVPVIEVDFKDFDITAHPRMTDKKPDEYQEEWDQFKMWDLKMKNDEEQFRAYSMANHPAEGDIVMLNIRIATPPFDRKNNTWMAVNPGVCSSYVFAQKPGDKVTISGPYGEFFIKPTKKEMVYIGGGAGMAPLRSHIFHLFHTLKTKDRKVSYWYGGRSKRELFYTQDFREIEQDYDNFNYFIALSDVKVAKEVDKWKTKENINDKAGDGFIGFIHQVLYDEYLKNHPEPEEVEYYLCGPPLMLQAALKMLDELGVPDENIAFDDFGS, translated from the coding sequence ATGACTATCATAATATTAGCCGTACTGGTCTTCAGCCTGGTGATACTGGCGCTTTCTTTCATGCTGATCTACGCGCGAAAGCAACTGGTGCCCCAGGGCGACGTAAAGATCATCGTCAACGGAGACGAAGAAAATCCGCTGCTGGTGCAGCCGGGCACTTCCCTCCTTTCCGCCCTCTCCGACAAGAGTGTATTCCTGCCTTCCGCCTGTGGCGGGGGCGGCACCTGCGCCATGTGCGAATGCCACGTGGACGAAGGGGGCGGCGACGTGCTGCCCACCGAGCTCAACCACCTGACCCGCCGCGAAGTGGCCGAGCACAAACGCCTGGCCTGCCAGGTAAAAGTGCGCCAGGACATGCGCATCCGCGTGCCGGAAGAGGTATTCGGCATTAAAAAATGGGAATGCGAGGTGGTGTCCAACTACAACGTTGCCTCCTTCATCAAGGAGTTCGTGGTAAGGTTGCCGGAAGGAGAGACCCTGGAGTTCGAATCCGGCGGTTACGTGCAGATCGACGTGCCGGTGATCGAGGTGGATTTCAAAGACTTCGACATCACCGCCCACCCGCGCATGACCGACAAGAAGCCGGATGAATACCAGGAAGAGTGGGACCAGTTCAAGATGTGGGATCTCAAGATGAAAAACGATGAGGAGCAGTTCCGCGCCTATTCCATGGCTAACCACCCGGCGGAGGGCGACATCGTGATGCTGAACATCCGCATCGCCACCCCACCCTTTGACCGCAAAAACAATACCTGGATGGCGGTCAACCCGGGCGTTTGCTCCTCTTACGTTTTCGCCCAGAAGCCGGGCGATAAGGTGACGATCTCCGGCCCCTACGGCGAGTTCTTCATCAAACCGACCAAGAAGGAGATGGTCTACATCGGCGGCGGCGCCGGCATGGCCCCGCTTCGCTCGCATATCTTCCACCTGTTCCACACGCTGAAGACCAAAGACCGCAAGGTATCTTACTGGTACGGCGGCCGCTCCAAGCGCGAGCTGTTCTATACCCAGGACTTCCGCGAGATCGAGCAGGACTACGACAACTTCAACTACTTCATCGCCCTGTCCGACGTCAAGGTCGCAAAGGAAGTGGACAAATGGAAAACGAAAGAAAATATCAATGATAAGGCAGGCGACGGTTTCATCGGCTTCATCCACCAGGTGCTCTACGATGAGTACCTGAAGAACCACCCCGAGCCGGAAGAGGTGGAATACTACCTCTGCGGCCCGCCTCTGATGCTTCAGGCCGCCCTGAAAATGCTCGACGAACTGGGCGTGCCGGATGAGAATATCGCTTTTGACGACTTCGGAAGCTGA
- a CDS encoding T9SS type A sorting domain-containing protein encodes MFILRYFNTFFLFLIYLAVTNAQSTFNISAHLGWPANHFRDMIVDNDTIIGYGLGFSLDSIPQQGLLLSKFDSSGNHLYSRMILDPQGEPLFIDYHWGKIGKTRDGGYIMTAAPTHGDAAWLIKVDYHFEVEFIKEYLDTVNRSHYRYNVPIELNDGYLLSGSIQRPNYLNDPFARRVDLQGNTVWFKYYGDYEAGGVFNDMVKVNDTLFVAFSTIGDANDPNIGSSSINYIDLNGNIVRSWQSEPNPEVGFARKVISLLDGGVITFGLYPVELIGETLIVQPTLAKFDSNFQIEWLRHFGLKARLGADVIFWDIEQLSDGHYIGAGESFVQSSNNPTRRVGWLYKFSPQGDSLWENLIDAPFPLLDINRGTLAGVGELSSGSIVAAGEAIEGNQRYIWLVKVTPDGCLDTLCSLVSVVEEEVMVEEVSPAKIYPNPTAGPLTLAWEGRLPGQKAAIRLFDATGRLVWRQQRRLERQVALSLAGLPEGLYFLQVQAGEGSWVERVVVRRE; translated from the coding sequence ATGTTTATTTTAAGATATTTCAATACGTTTTTCCTGTTTTTGATCTACCTGGCGGTAACCAATGCCCAAAGTACTTTTAATATTTCTGCGCATCTTGGCTGGCCCGCCAACCATTTTCGGGATATGATCGTAGATAATGACACCATAATCGGATACGGCCTTGGCTTTTCTTTGGACTCTATTCCACAGCAGGGGCTTTTGCTCTCCAAGTTCGACTCATCGGGCAACCACCTATATTCCCGAATGATCCTCGACCCTCAGGGGGAGCCCCTCTTCATCGATTATCACTGGGGTAAGATCGGAAAAACGCGCGACGGGGGCTACATCATGACGGCCGCCCCCACCCATGGTGACGCCGCTTGGCTGATCAAGGTCGATTACCATTTTGAGGTGGAGTTCATCAAAGAGTACTTAGATACAGTGAACCGCAGCCACTACAGGTATAATGTCCCCATTGAACTCAATGACGGGTATCTATTGAGTGGGAGCATACAACGGCCCAACTATCTGAATGACCCTTTTGCCCGAAGGGTGGATCTGCAAGGCAATACGGTTTGGTTTAAATATTATGGAGATTATGAAGCTGGAGGTGTCTTTAACGATATGGTAAAAGTGAATGATACGCTTTTTGTAGCCTTTTCCACCATAGGAGATGCAAATGACCCTAATATTGGATCGTCTTCGATCAATTATATTGACTTGAACGGCAATATTGTTCGATCCTGGCAATCTGAGCCCAACCCGGAGGTTGGGTTTGCCAGGAAGGTCATTTCCCTTCTCGATGGCGGGGTTATTACTTTTGGCTTGTATCCAGTGGAATTGATCGGGGAGACCCTAATAGTCCAACCTACATTGGCTAAATTCGACTCCAATTTCCAAATCGAGTGGCTGCGCCATTTCGGTTTAAAAGCCCGGCTCGGGGCTGATGTGATATTTTGGGACATCGAGCAACTTTCCGACGGCCATTACATCGGCGCAGGCGAAAGCTTTGTCCAGTCGAGTAACAACCCCACACGAAGGGTAGGCTGGCTCTACAAATTTTCCCCGCAGGGCGATAGCCTCTGGGAAAACCTGATAGACGCGCCTTTTCCATTATTGGACATCAACCGGGGCACGCTGGCCGGCGTAGGCGAACTGTCCAGCGGCAGCATCGTAGCGGCCGGGGAGGCCATCGAAGGCAACCAACGGTACATCTGGCTGGTAAAAGTCACGCCGGATGGCTGTTTGGATACGCTTTGCTCCCTGGTGTCGGTAGTGGAGGAGGAGGTGATGGTAGAGGAAGTATCTCCGGCGAAAATATACCCCAACCCCACTGCCGGCCCGCTTACCCTGGCCTGGGAAGGGAGGCTGCCGGGGCAAAAGGCGGCCATCCGGCTTTTCGACGCTACCGGGCGCCTGGTGTGGCGGCAGCAGCGCCGCCTGGAGCGGCAGGTGGCTCTGAGCCTGGCCGGCTTGCCGGAGGGGCTGTATTTTTTGCAGGTGCAGGCGGGGGAAGGGAGTTGGGTGGAAAGGGTGGTGGTGCGGAGGGAGTGA
- a CDS encoding T9SS type A sorting domain-containing protein: MAWKNNCTDPGALAQAVLWRNGRRIIPDCSGEAPASRPGSGQQFSAAQAEAAGLPPVKLYPNPSQGILTIELPASYAPATAIFYNLQGKVLLQQNLPGETYRISLPGFRPGLYIVEVSPSLGKRERFKLILAH; this comes from the coding sequence ATGGCCTGGAAAAATAACTGCACCGATCCGGGCGCCCTGGCCCAGGCCGTGCTGTGGCGCAACGGCCGACGGATTATTCCGGATTGTAGCGGGGAAGCGCCGGCTTCCCGGCCCGGCAGTGGGCAACAGTTTTCGGCAGCCCAGGCTGAGGCTGCCGGCCTTCCGCCGGTAAAATTATACCCCAACCCCAGCCAGGGAATATTGACGATTGAACTGCCGGCGAGTTATGCTCCGGCAACTGCCATTTTCTACAACCTCCAGGGAAAGGTGTTGCTGCAACAAAACCTGCCGGGCGAAACATACCGGATAAGCCTGCCGGGTTTCCGCCCTGGCCTTTACATTGTTGAGGTTTCTCCTTCTTTAGGAAAACGGGAACGCTTTAAGTTGATCCTTGCTCACTGA
- a CDS encoding DUF2461 domain-containing protein yields the protein MPATSIPKSALDFLKELRENNNREWFTANKSRYQAEHAHVVEFAEALLARMGQHDQLEPMTGKQSLFRIYRDVRFSKDKSPYKTHFSGTMKRDTKWLRGGYYFHIEPGGSFVGGGFWGPSSADLKRIRQELAADAEPVRKIIAAPEFVETFGQLDGEQLKTAPQGYSQDHPNIDLLRYKQFLLSQSYTDKEVTSPGLLDKMVLAFQRMRPFFDYMSEVLTTDENGVPIE from the coding sequence ATGCCCGCTACGTCCATTCCCAAATCAGCTCTCGATTTCCTGAAAGAATTGCGCGAGAACAACAACCGCGAATGGTTCACCGCCAATAAGTCCCGGTATCAGGCCGAACACGCCCACGTCGTTGAATTCGCCGAAGCCCTGCTGGCCCGCATGGGCCAGCACGACCAGCTAGAGCCCATGACCGGAAAGCAAAGCCTGTTCCGCATCTACCGGGATGTGCGCTTTTCCAAGGACAAATCCCCTTACAAAACCCACTTCAGCGGCACCATGAAGCGGGACACCAAGTGGCTGCGCGGCGGCTATTACTTCCACATCGAGCCGGGAGGCTCTTTCGTGGGCGGCGGCTTCTGGGGCCCCAGCTCCGCCGACCTCAAGCGCATCCGACAGGAGCTGGCCGCCGATGCCGAACCGGTGCGCAAGATCATCGCCGCGCCGGAGTTCGTCGAAACCTTCGGCCAGTTGGATGGGGAACAGCTGAAAACTGCCCCCCAGGGCTATTCGCAGGACCATCCCAATATCGACCTGCTGCGCTATAAGCAATTTCTACTCTCCCAGTCCTACACCGACAAGGAGGTCACTTCCCCCGGCCTGCTAGACAAAATGGTGCTGGCCTTTCAGCGCATGCGCCCTTTCTTCGACTATATGAGCGAGGTACTGACTACGGATGAGAACGGCGTGCCGATTGAGTGA
- the blaOXA gene encoding class D beta-lactamase: MRPLLLFSLFAFLLSCSNAEQPPSNEPEQPPLAVEPSLKAEDAVMLNFDSLYQSYGVEGCFALYNLKNDSLSLYNPARCRQGFLPASSYKIPNSLIALETGVMKSLGDTIFWDGNERWNEDWNRDNTFAEAFRVSCVPCYQQIARKIGVDRMREWTTKASYGQLDINADNIDTFWLEGDSRVTPFQQVSFLARLYREQLPFQKEHQRTVKQIMLLEETPEYKLYGKTGWAQPDGRNIGWFVGFFETGGEAYAFVNNVENEQAPEGQNQLFQKCRKEIVEKVLSAWLDAN, encoded by the coding sequence ATGCGCCCCTTACTTCTCTTTTCCCTGTTTGCCTTCCTGCTTTCCTGCTCCAATGCCGAACAACCGCCTTCCAATGAACCGGAGCAACCGCCGTTGGCTGTTGAACCTTCACTCAAGGCAGAGGATGCCGTCATGCTGAATTTTGACAGCCTCTATCAATCCTACGGCGTCGAAGGCTGCTTCGCCCTTTACAACCTGAAAAACGACTCCCTCTCCCTCTACAACCCCGCGCGCTGCAGGCAGGGCTTCCTGCCCGCCTCTTCCTACAAAATCCCCAACTCCCTCATCGCCCTGGAAACCGGCGTGATGAAGAGCCTGGGCGACACCATTTTCTGGGACGGCAACGAGAGGTGGAACGAGGACTGGAACCGCGACAACACCTTCGCCGAGGCCTTCCGCGTCTCCTGCGTGCCCTGCTACCAGCAGATCGCCCGCAAGATAGGGGTGGATCGCATGCGGGAGTGGACAACTAAAGCCAGCTACGGCCAACTGGACATCAATGCCGACAACATCGATACCTTCTGGCTGGAGGGCGACTCCCGGGTGACGCCCTTCCAGCAGGTGAGCTTCCTGGCCCGCCTTTACCGCGAACAGCTGCCTTTCCAAAAGGAGCACCAGCGCACCGTCAAGCAGATCATGCTGCTGGAAGAAACGCCGGAATACAAACTCTACGGCAAAACCGGCTGGGCGCAGCCCGACGGGCGAAACATCGGCTGGTTCGTCGGTTTCTTCGAAACGGGGGGCGAGGCCTACGCCTTCGTCAATAATGTGGAGAACGAACAGGCGCCGGAAGGGCAAAATCAGCTATTTCAGAAATGCAGGAAGGAAATCGTGGAGAAGGTGTTGAGCGCATGGCTGGATGCCAACTAA
- a CDS encoding histidine kinase, giving the protein MGKQKNAEEVLGFDDTWFLILGIPVLSFFIPLLFFKATLANGLAAYLPEWGISMMYTAAYWMSCRTIFIYFRRRFPGQQETRKRLIYVSAAVLAAYTVVNWSLDYVHIFMGHKERAGVTEFDYTVGTLMIVALVSTLYESAFLYDRWKRTVVETEKLKRENIESQLEGLKNQVNPHFLFNSLNTLTYIIPEDPEKAVQFVQKLSKAYRYILEIRDKKLITLEEELNFLQAYLFLVQERFGENLRADIQVSDEALHAQLVPLSLQILFENAVKHNIISEERPLHIELWVENNRLVVRNNLQRKRQSMPSTNLGLQNIKNRYAFFSEERVDVVETDGFFTVSLPLIGVPVGV; this is encoded by the coding sequence ATGGGCAAACAAAAAAACGCAGAGGAGGTCCTGGGCTTTGACGATACCTGGTTTTTGATCCTGGGCATCCCTGTCCTGTCTTTCTTTATCCCCTTGTTGTTCTTCAAAGCCACGCTGGCCAATGGGCTGGCGGCCTACCTTCCGGAATGGGGCATCTCCATGATGTATACCGCTGCTTACTGGATGTCTTGCCGGACGATCTTCATTTACTTTCGCCGCCGTTTTCCCGGCCAGCAGGAAACCCGGAAGCGGCTCATCTACGTCTCCGCAGCGGTGCTGGCAGCCTACACGGTGGTCAACTGGTCGCTGGATTACGTGCACATTTTTATGGGGCACAAGGAAAGGGCCGGGGTTACCGAATTTGATTACACCGTAGGAACCCTGATGATCGTTGCCCTGGTGAGCACCCTCTACGAGAGCGCTTTCCTGTACGACCGCTGGAAAAGGACCGTGGTGGAAACCGAAAAGCTCAAGCGGGAGAATATCGAGTCGCAGTTGGAAGGCCTCAAAAACCAGGTCAACCCTCACTTCTTGTTCAACAGCCTGAATACGCTGACCTATATCATCCCGGAGGACCCGGAAAAAGCCGTGCAGTTTGTCCAGAAGTTGTCTAAGGCATACCGTTATATCCTCGAAATCCGGGATAAGAAGCTGATAACGCTGGAAGAAGAGCTGAACTTTTTGCAGGCCTACCTTTTCCTGGTCCAGGAACGCTTTGGCGAAAACCTGCGGGCCGACATCCAGGTGTCCGATGAAGCGCTGCATGCGCAGCTGGTGCCCTTGTCGCTTCAGATTTTGTTCGAGAATGCCGTCAAACACAACATTATCTCCGAAGAGCGGCCGCTGCACATCGAGCTTTGGGTGGAAAACAACCGCCTCGTCGTGCGCAACAACCTGCAACGCAAGCGCCAGTCCATGCCCTCCACCAACCTGGGCCTGCAGAATATAAAGAACAGGTATGCTTTTTTCTCTGAGGAAAGGGTGGATGTGGTTGAAACGGACGGTTTCTTTACCGTTAGCCTGCCTCTGATTGGGGTGCCGGTGGGGGTGTGA
- a CDS encoding TonB-dependent receptor — MKKHNLLILFFLLACAPFSWGQAFQTIKGSVVDQQSEMPIIGATVELLSADPVRGTVTDADGRFSLPEVPVGRHALRVSYLGYSPVTIPNILVTAGKETALNLSLEESIVQMDEVVVTGRVEKGKANNEMATISARSFNLEEVTRFSGGRNDVARLAGNFAGVSTADDSRNDIVIRGNSPTGVLWRLEGIPIPNPNHFATLGTTGGPVSALNPNLLSTSDFLTSAFPSEYGNALAGVFDIGFRSGNRDNHEFTLQLAAFSGLEAMAEGPLNNKKNSSFLVSYRHSFVELADAAGIPVGTNATPNYRDLSFKLDFANGKAGKFSVFGIGATSNIDFLGNEIDETDLFANPNEDAFADSRFGVVGLRHNLIVGENAYIRTVLSASTAQSGFQQDNIASDGGKLRVTDVDDVTNTYSLSSFFNKKYNARFTLRAGILAQYFNLNTQVDDRDNRPDLDGDGEPDWVTVRDFNGGMALLQPFAQGQYRFSDQWSLHAGLHGQYLDFNETAALEPRLALNWSFRPNQTLSLGYGLHHQMQPLPVFFFEQEVSSGVFERTNKDLDFTRSHHFVLGYDWRMSQDWRAKAEVYYQGISQAPVESFPSSFSLLNAGADFVFPEAGSLVNEGTGTNYGVELTVEKFFSKGYYSLFTASVFDSKYEGSDGVERNTAFNNGYVVNLLAGKEFKVGKDKRNALTFDLKATNAGGRYYTPVDLEASRLAGEEVLQDQLAFSERNDPYFRLDMKFGFQLNSRKRRLSQQFFIDLQNITNNENIFQRRYNEVTNEVNDVYQSGFFPDILYRVQF; from the coding sequence ATGAAAAAGCATAATCTTCTCATCCTGTTTTTCCTCCTTGCCTGCGCTCCTTTTTCCTGGGGCCAGGCTTTTCAAACCATCAAAGGCTCTGTTGTGGACCAACAGTCTGAAATGCCGATCATCGGGGCAACGGTGGAACTGCTCAGCGCGGACCCTGTCCGGGGGACAGTGACCGACGCCGACGGGCGCTTCTCCCTGCCTGAAGTGCCGGTGGGCCGGCATGCCCTCCGGGTGAGCTACCTGGGTTACAGCCCCGTCACCATACCCAACATACTGGTGACGGCCGGCAAGGAAACGGCGCTCAACCTCAGCCTCGAAGAGTCGATCGTGCAAATGGACGAAGTGGTGGTCACCGGCCGGGTAGAAAAGGGCAAGGCCAACAACGAGATGGCCACCATCAGCGCCCGCTCTTTCAACCTGGAGGAGGTCACCCGCTTTTCCGGCGGCCGCAACGACGTGGCCCGCCTGGCCGGCAACTTCGCCGGCGTGTCCACCGCCGATGACAGCCGCAACGACATCGTCATCCGGGGCAACTCGCCCACCGGCGTGCTCTGGCGCCTGGAAGGCATCCCCATTCCCAACCCCAACCACTTTGCTACCCTGGGCACCACCGGCGGCCCGGTCAGCGCCCTCAACCCCAACCTGCTGTCTACTTCCGATTTCCTGACCTCGGCTTTCCCCTCCGAGTACGGCAACGCCCTGGCCGGCGTCTTCGACATCGGCTTCCGCTCCGGCAACCGCGACAACCACGAGTTCACCTTGCAACTGGCGGCCTTCAGCGGTTTGGAAGCCATGGCGGAAGGGCCCCTGAACAACAAAAAGAACAGCTCCTTCCTGGTCAGCTACCGGCATTCGTTTGTCGAACTGGCCGATGCCGCCGGCATTCCGGTGGGCACCAACGCCACCCCCAACTACCGCGACTTGTCCTTTAAACTGGATTTCGCCAACGGCAAAGCCGGCAAGTTTTCCGTTTTTGGCATCGGCGCCACCAGCAATATCGACTTTCTGGGCAACGAGATCGACGAGACGGACCTCTTCGCCAACCCCAATGAGGACGCCTTCGCCGATTCCCGCTTCGGCGTCGTGGGCCTGCGGCACAACCTCATTGTCGGAGAAAATGCCTACATCCGCACCGTGCTTTCGGCCTCCACCGCCCAGTCGGGCTTCCAGCAGGACAATATTGCCAGCGACGGCGGCAAGTTAAGGGTCACCGACGTAGACGACGTAACCAACACCTATTCGCTTTCTTCCTTTTTCAACAAAAAATACAACGCCCGCTTCACCCTGCGCGCCGGCATATTGGCGCAGTATTTCAACCTCAACACCCAGGTGGATGACCGCGACAACCGCCCCGACCTGGACGGCGACGGGGAGCCCGACTGGGTGACCGTGCGCGACTTCAACGGGGGCATGGCCCTGCTGCAGCCTTTCGCGCAGGGGCAGTACCGCTTCTCCGATCAATGGTCGTTGCACGCCGGCCTGCACGGGCAGTACCTCGATTTCAACGAAACGGCCGCCCTGGAGCCCCGCCTGGCCCTCAACTGGAGCTTCCGCCCCAATCAAACGCTGAGCCTGGGCTATGGCCTGCACCATCAAATGCAGCCCCTGCCGGTCTTCTTTTTCGAGCAAGAGGTGAGCTCCGGTGTCTTCGAACGCACCAATAAAGATTTGGATTTCACCCGCAGCCACCATTTTGTGCTGGGTTACGACTGGCGGATGAGCCAGGACTGGCGCGCCAAGGCCGAAGTGTATTACCAGGGCATCAGCCAGGCGCCGGTGGAGAGCTTCCCCAGCAGCTTCTCCCTGCTGAACGCCGGCGCGGATTTCGTCTTCCCCGAAGCGGGTTCTTTGGTCAACGAGGGAACCGGAACCAACTATGGCGTCGAGCTTACCGTGGAAAAATTCTTCAGCAAAGGTTACTACAGCCTTTTTACAGCTTCCGTTTTCGACTCCAAATACGAAGGCAGCGACGGGGTGGAGCGCAATACGGCATTCAACAACGGTTATGTCGTCAACCTGCTGGCGGGCAAAGAATTCAAAGTAGGGAAGGACAAACGCAATGCCCTGACCTTCGACCTCAAGGCCACCAACGCCGGCGGCCGCTACTACACCCCCGTCGACCTGGAGGCTTCCCGCCTGGCAGGGGAGGAGGTGCTGCAGGACCAGCTGGCCTTCAGCGAGCGCAACGACCCCTACTTCCGCCTGGACATGAAGTTCGGTTTTCAGCTCAACAGCCGGAAGCGCCGCCTGTCGCAGCAGTTCTTTATCGACCTGCAAAACATCACGAACAACGAGAACATCTTCCAGCGCCGCTACAATGAGGTGACCAATGAGGTGAACGATGTCTACCAATCCGGCTTCTTCCCGGATATTCTGTATCGCGTGCAGTTTTAA
- a CDS encoding TerB family tellurite resistance protein, translated as MIDFKSKSWFEQYIAFRQQRPLALKDMRPLSEILNTDSAERFESLRHPLYLCLQHSGMLYGFPVDYPFEEPVPFSRQLSKGSRAKLILLDTIIYAITLEEGQPEGEAYAQMVAGVGACLRTYYHKLSEYGPGETLEYTEEVLFHRVRYKKNHLDFRHTGINCHLFWDLYFFRAYYRQLQQGPIEEARYFPALIARKKEMQALSIKVAVAAAYADWKLVRQERRLLRQFRRSARLLSQLEMQQVRRFFRWGLGLDNIQFPELEWIARRFLMDISLLAVFSDSRIDVQEDSFMRKLALRLQLSENDLLGSKADLGCFIYIHGKELNFYEARKAGLTLLGQAMYENMMKISHAARMEAVETRDMAIVFGKILRRRLGLNGQNELPSEEEIKAAIEQLKDIPKFLPFFSFIFMPVPGITEMYILLAFSLEKLSGGMVSLLPSQLRKALRRPDEDE; from the coding sequence ATGATCGACTTCAAATCCAAAAGCTGGTTTGAGCAATACATTGCTTTTCGGCAGCAGCGCCCTTTAGCGCTGAAGGACATGCGCCCGCTTTCGGAAATACTGAACACGGATTCGGCCGAACGCTTTGAGAGCCTCCGGCATCCGCTTTACCTGTGCCTGCAGCACTCGGGGATGTTGTACGGTTTTCCGGTCGACTACCCCTTTGAAGAACCCGTCCCGTTCAGCCGGCAGTTGTCGAAAGGATCGCGCGCCAAGCTCATTTTGCTCGACACCATTATATATGCAATAACCCTGGAGGAAGGCCAGCCGGAAGGAGAGGCCTACGCTCAGATGGTGGCAGGGGTCGGGGCCTGCCTGCGCACTTATTACCACAAGCTCTCTGAATATGGCCCGGGCGAGACGCTGGAGTACACCGAGGAGGTGCTCTTTCACCGGGTGAGGTATAAAAAGAACCACCTCGACTTCCGGCACACCGGCATCAACTGCCATTTGTTTTGGGACCTATACTTCTTCCGGGCGTATTATCGGCAACTGCAGCAGGGGCCCATTGAGGAAGCCCGGTATTTCCCGGCCCTGATTGCCCGAAAAAAGGAAATGCAGGCTCTTTCTATAAAGGTGGCCGTTGCGGCCGCTTATGCCGACTGGAAACTGGTGCGGCAGGAGCGCCGCCTGTTGCGCCAGTTCCGGCGCTCGGCGCGGCTGCTGAGCCAACTGGAAATGCAACAGGTGCGCCGTTTCTTCCGGTGGGGACTGGGCCTCGACAACATTCAGTTCCCGGAACTCGAATGGATTGCCCGCCGGTTCCTGATGGATATTTCCCTGCTGGCCGTCTTTTCCGATTCCCGTATCGACGTGCAGGAAGACTCCTTTATGCGGAAGTTGGCCCTGCGCCTTCAACTCTCCGAGAACGACCTGCTGGGCAGCAAGGCCGACCTGGGCTGCTTCATCTACATCCACGGCAAAGAACTCAACTTCTACGAAGCCAGGAAGGCCGGCCTGACGCTTTTAGGGCAGGCCATGTATGAAAACATGATGAAAATAAGCCATGCCGCCCGGATGGAAGCGGTAGAAACAAGAGATATGGCCATCGTCTTCGGAAAAATACTCCGCAGGCGGCTGGGCCTCAACGGGCAAAACGAGCTGCCTTCCGAGGAAGAGATCAAAGCAGCCATCGAACAACTAAAGGACATACCTAAATTTCTGCCATTTTTTAGCTTCATTTTTATGCCCGTTCCAGGAATAACTGAAATGTATATCTTATTGGCTTTCAGCCTGGAAAAGCTATCCGGGGGGATGGTTAGCCTGCTTCCGAGCCAACTTCGCAAGGCCTTGCGCAGGCCCGATGAGGATGAATAA
- a CDS encoding DUF5606 domain-containing protein yields the protein MNLENLIAVSGLPGIYRMAANRSNGLIIEDVKTGKRRFASSRRHQFTPLESIAIYTDDGESTELKKVFRNMLQQLGDNPPASTSAKPDELHEYFADILPNYDRDRVFPGDIKKVIKWFNYLNESGALSAEEEEKESDEEE from the coding sequence ATGAATCTTGAAAATCTGATCGCAGTGAGCGGCCTGCCCGGTATCTACCGGATGGCGGCCAACCGAAGCAACGGTTTGATCATCGAAGATGTAAAAACCGGGAAAAGGCGTTTCGCCTCGTCCAGAAGGCACCAATTCACCCCGCTGGAATCTATCGCCATTTATACGGATGACGGAGAATCCACGGAGTTGAAAAAGGTCTTTCGCAATATGCTTCAACAACTCGGCGACAACCCTCCGGCCAGCACAAGCGCCAAGCCGGACGAGCTCCACGAATATTTTGCCGACATACTCCCCAATTACGACCGCGACCGCGTGTTCCCCGGAGACATAAAGAAGGTGATCAAGTGGTTCAACTATTTGAATGAAAGCGGCGCCCTTTCTGCCGAAGAGGAAGAAAAGGAGAGCGATGAAGAAGAGTAA